Proteins found in one Lysinibacillus fusiformis genomic segment:
- the thiM gene encoding hydroxyethylthiazole kinase, whose amino-acid sequence MIFQTIRQKQPLVHCITNYVVANFQANGLLAIGASPVMADDSQEVEEMVAIAQALLINIGTLNDRTKSAMLLAGKKANALGIPVILDPVGVGATTYRKETVKHLLENIQFAVIRCNLGELAAIAGVDWQQKGVDSGHGSIAMEAEATLLAQRYQCIVIVTGERDFITDGKHSQWIAGGHPQMTEVTGTGCLLSAICGAAYRVGPNPYQQLTETLTYYKKAGVLASAFTADIGDFQIALLNAIHRLSKDGEASCIL is encoded by the coding sequence ATGATATTTCAAACAATTCGTCAAAAGCAACCACTCGTCCATTGCATCACCAATTATGTAGTGGCAAATTTTCAAGCAAATGGTTTATTAGCAATAGGTGCCTCACCGGTAATGGCTGATGACAGCCAAGAGGTAGAGGAAATGGTAGCGATTGCTCAAGCACTATTAATTAATATTGGAACGCTTAATGATCGTACAAAAAGCGCCATGCTATTAGCAGGTAAAAAAGCGAATGCACTTGGTATTCCTGTTATTTTAGATCCTGTTGGCGTTGGAGCCACAACTTATCGTAAGGAAACCGTCAAACATTTACTTGAGAACATACAATTTGCTGTGATTCGCTGTAATCTCGGCGAGCTTGCTGCAATAGCCGGTGTAGATTGGCAACAAAAGGGGGTCGATAGTGGTCATGGCTCCATCGCTATGGAAGCAGAAGCCACATTATTGGCTCAACGCTATCAATGCATAGTTATTGTAACGGGGGAACGTGATTTTATAACTGATGGTAAGCATAGCCAATGGATTGCTGGTGGTCATCCACAAATGACGGAAGTAACGGGTACAGGTTGTTTACTAAGCGCAATTTGCGGTGCTGCCTATCGTGTTGGACCTAACCCTTACCAGCAATTAACAGAAACACTTACTTACTATAAAAAAGCAGGTGTACTAGCATCAGCATTTACTGCAGATATCGGTGATTTTCAAATCGCCTTACTTAATGCTATACATCGTTTGTCAAAGGATGGTGAAGCTTCATGCATATTGTAA